From the genome of Odocoileus virginianus isolate 20LAN1187 ecotype Illinois chromosome 31, Ovbor_1.2, whole genome shotgun sequence:
AAACAGGGAATTGGTTTCAAAACTCACTTTCTGGCCAGAACCAACCAAGGCCTGTAAAGCAGCTGGGTCTTGTGGCCCTGATAGATAGAGGGATGAGGATGCTTCTTCCTGGAACCCCATCAAGGAAGTGCTCAAACCCAGCCCACGCTGGCCACATGGCAACTTTCCCCACTGGCGCCTGGTAAGCTGCATGCCAGCAACTCATCAGCACCTCTAAGCCCCCCATAGCCTCGCCTGACCTGGCTGCCACTGTTAGGCCATGGCATAACGCCGCCTATTGGAAAGTTTTCATGTCaggttttggccacagcagtTCTAGTATTCCTCCCTCACCTGCCTAGTGTCCACCACTGACAGCTTTTATAGCAGGAAAGTGGGCAGGTTAATACTAGCCTGGTCTCACAGGagtctctgtaaaatggagcgaGGCCTGGGGCAGACAGTCCTGCACTTCATTCACTCAAATTCCACctttgcaaaaaaagaaattttttttaatccatgaactgtatgtgctttttatttactttgaaatggCCCAAAGAGAGGATGAAGAGGTGTGTGGTCTAACAAAACTGCTGGCGAGTGGTCAATTCTGTATGCTTCTCTACTCCTGAGACCAGACTCCAGAGGGTGCCAAGGATAGCCAAGTTTCATTTGTCCGTCCAAGTACAAGCATGATCAAGAATGTTCTAAATAAGGTCAGGGTTTACAGCTTTGATTATATAATTTCCTCTGATCATTTGATTGGGTCACATGAATGTAAACTTCAGTGAAGCTTCACTTTCAAAGTTTCCACTCCATTTCTCTGAATGTGCCACAGCATGATGATAAAAGTCTCCCAGATTCCCAAAAATCCACCTGAACAATATCTCAGCACATTGTGGTTTATTCACCTtaagaagactctggagagaacagcatcaaaacatgtatattatccagggtgaaacagatcaccagcccaggctggatgcatgagacaagtgctcgggcctggtgcactgggaagacccagagggatcgggtggagagggaggtgggaggggggattgggatggggaatacatgtatatccatggctgattatgtcaatgtatgacaaaaaccactacaatattgtgaagtaattagcctccaactaataaaaaaaaaaaaagaagactctggagagaaCATGGTTTGGGATGGGAGACAAGAGTTACGCCTGATGGGTCTGGACCAGTGATATAAatgattctcatttcattttagagTTTCCATAATTGTAGCAATTATCTCTGAAAGATTTTTGTCCACATTGATTTGGATAAAGTTTTCTGGAGCTGATGGGGTCTCCAGAGTATCGAATTGCGACTGCAGTAACTCAGGGGGCATAAAATGATCTTTTCTTCTGAGTAAGCGTCCAGAGATGATGTCAAATGACCCAGTCAGATGGACCACAAGGAGCTTCACCTCAACTGGCTTTTCTCCCTTTCCCGATTGATCACACTGTAGAGGTGCATCATCTTTTCCTTGTATTAAGATGTCTCTGTATGCTTTCTTCAGAGCTGAACAGGCTAGAACTACATGCTGTCCAGAGGCTACAtctctgtttaaaaacaaaacaaaacaaaaaaaacctggggagatggggaaggggagaTCCCAAAGAgtgaagacatttaaaataactgGTGTCAAGCCTAGACTGAGGACTTCAGTCCCACTTCTCTGACAGTGGAAGGTGTTACAAATGGTGGCCAAGTACCAGGCAGTCTTGACTTTGAGGTAAAGATCTTCCACTAGTGAGCCCTCTTGGGTGATGTGTTTACttctctatcagttcagttcagtcactcactcgtgtccgactctttgcgaccccatggactgcagcacgccaggccttcctgtctatcaccaactcctggagtttactcaaactcatgtccgttgagtcagtgatgccatccaaccatctcatcctctgttgtccacttctcctcctgccttcaatctttcccagcatcagggtcttttccagtgagtcagttcttcacatcagatggccaaagtattggagtttcagcttcagcatcagtccttccaatgaatactcatgactgatttcctttaggagcaCCAGTTCATCATCTGTTAAATGTGGCTACTCAAGAGTACCTGCCCACAGAACTGCGATGTGGAAGTTTATCATGGTGCCCAGCACACAGGAAGTGCTGAGTGAGTATCAGCTCTGCCCCTTGGCTACAGGATGTGACTGAGCCAGCACTTGTGGACATGGGTGGCTGCTGGCAGGCACCTGTGccccccacacagcatggctcaggCTCTCCTCAGATTCTCTCCATTCCTACTCTGCAGTATGCTGGAAGAATCTGGGGAAGTTACCCATGCAGAGCtggagaaagtaggaaaaaagagcACCAATCCCTCTGTTTTCAAGGTGAGCAGAAGGTGAGAAGTTTCCAGAGATGTGCTAAGAGAAACACCTGAGCCAGAAATAGAGGTAGATTGACAAGGCACCAATAAgggaaaacctagacagcatattataaagcagagacattactttaccaacaaaggtctgtctagtcaaagctatgatttttccagtagtcatgtatggatgtgagagttggactattaagaaagctgagcgtggaagaactgatgcttttgaactgtggtgttggagaagactcttgagagtcccctggactacaaagagatccaaccagtccatcctaaaggaaatcagccctgaatattcattgaaaggactgatgcggacgctcaaactccaatactttggccacctgatacgaagagctgactcactggaaaagaccctgatgctgggaaagattgacggtgggagaagaaggggacaacagaggatgagatggttggatggcatcgccagtGTGgtagacaggagtttgagtaggctctgggagttggtgatggacagagaagcctggtgtcctgcagttcatggggtcacaaggagtcagacacaactgagcgactgaactgtactgaaggGAAAACCAGTGTGGTCCAAGACCATACATGAggacaacccccccaccccccaccccgcactaAGCTGATGTATACCAGCCCTGGGCAGGAGAGGCTGTCTTCTTGGAGCCAGGATGGAACTAAATAAAGTGGTCAAGGGTCAATGCTGGCTTGAGTACTTAGTAGAGATTTCAGTTCAGAACTGAGAAATAAGAATTCTGAAGGGGCCTGCCTTGATCTATGGCCATCATAGACTGGAGACCTAGTGGATGGAGTGTGTCATCAGCAACAAACCAATGTACTTGAGCCTCCCAGCTCTTCTCAAGGGCATGAGTGGGAGCTTGTTAGTTCTGAGCCTGGAGGTCTGATCTCCGCTCTCCTGAGACTCTTCACTTCTGCTTCCATCCAGGTCAGTATCTTTGATCTGACAAGTCTATTTATGTTAGAGACCCAGTTGGGTAGGAGTTCTCAAATCCTAAAACCCCCAAACCTTAAAACCTTAAACCCATACAAAGACAGAACTGCCAGCCATGTCTgtgcagtgtttaaaaaaaatgtaaacaattttTAATCATAAGTATAATCTCATATGGCCCAAATGGTTTTAGATTTATAAAACATGACTTCATCTTAGCAAGAACTCATTCACTGCTACTCCTTTATCTTCCGTGTCCCAACCAGGATTCCCAAGGGCCAGACCCACAGATGGAAGAGGAGGGTCGTTTATGCAGAGGCATACTACAGAGCTGGACAGTTTGAGATTTCAGTCCTGGTAGCAAGTTATCTGTTGACTTGCAAATGACCCCAGATCTTCCTGGTTGTCAGAGGCTGAAATAGGAGGCAATACAACTGGTGGCTAAGATAACGGCTATAacaacattattattttctttaggacttACTATATATATTAGGTACTATTCTAAGTGCTACCCATGCTTTATTCACTAATTCCTCACAACAATCTGTAAAGACTGTTGTGAATAGGAACtatatccccatttttcagaagaATAAACAGGTTTATGGAAGCCAAGTTGCTGAGTAAAATTCCCAGCTAGTAATTATGAAGTTGTCTAGAAGGCTGACTCTAGAACCCAACACTCTGTGGCTGATTAAAAGTCATTGTTAGTCACCAGATGGAGATGCATTTCATTCCTGGGATCCTTTATCATTAGTTATGATATCAAGAGTGGTTTTCCTTTACTCACTGGCTTATCTGGGGTCTGACGTTCTCTTACCTTCGTAAAATGTCATGCAGTTTGCAGAGCCATGGAATTCTGTcctgaaattaaaacaaacacaaagtgGCTTTTCCAGATACTATTTGTACAGAAACATGTTCATATCATGTTCATCAATGTTAGGGTCCAGAGAAATCTCAGTGGTTTTGAGGAGAAGGCCATGCACAGGCTGAGGAGTTAAGTCATTGGGCAGTCAGCACAGAAACATGTTCCTGGTCCAGGTGTCAGAGGCTCTTTCCACAATGATAGAAATTACCCTAAAATGCCAGTATGTATCTCCCCCATTTTAATCGTCCCATTATAAATACACTTTCTTTGGTTCtgatatgtttgtgtgtgtgtgcactaagtcgcttcagtcgtgtttgactctttgcgactgccaggctcctctgtccatggggattctccaggcaagaaaaccgaagtgggctgccatttcctgatATACTTACAGATCTTTTATTGTCCTGCATGATTCTTCAGGTGCTTCTGATCTCAAATGCAGAGTTATTCATAGAAACTCTTAAGTCAGCTGCCCCCTGGTCCTATTCTTCAAACCCTCCAAAAACAAAGCTCCTCTTGGATAAAAGTATTGTgagaattttgtatttttccagAGAAGGCAGAAGTTTGCATAGGACACCCTAGAGTGTTACACAAAGAAGTTCCCCTGGGGTAAATACTGATTGGCcataatgcattaaaaaaaaaaaacccaaactttttattatgcaaatttaaaacatatacaaaGACAAAATGGTACAAAACAAACTTCTCTGTACCCATAACCTAGGTTTAATGATTTTCAGCTCACAATCTGGTCTTCTATATGTCCCAACCCCCACCCTTTATCATTTTGATGCCTATTCAAGACAGATGATGTCTTTAttatttaagactttttttttttggctgctttgggtcttcattgtggtgtgcaggctctcaagttgtggtgtgcaggcttagttgtggtatgcgggatcttggttctccaaataaggattgaacccacccctgcattgggagcattgagtcttatccactggaccatcaggcaaGTCCCCATGATGCATCTTTAAAAGTCCTTGCTCTTAACATTTGATTACtaccattttatttaatttttgtatttgtataaTTGAGACTGACTtgcatttgttttcttgtgtAGTCCATATTAAATTTTGTTATCAAGGTTATCCTAGCCTCCTAAAAATAAGGAcagctttccttcttccttctcttctttgaaaCAGCTTGtatacaatatattatttttatggacaaaatgtttttgtttccccAAAATTCATACCCCCCATGTGAGAATATTTggaggtttagatgaggtcatgaggatgaggtcctcatgatgggattagtgcccttataagaagagaccagTGAGCTAGTATATACGCTTTCTCTCCTGCTGCTGCCCTCCCTTTCAGCCACCCAGCGGAGATACAGAGAACCTCCAAGCTCAGAATAAACAAGAAACTGACCATGctggcatcttgatcttggactttcaccCTCCAAAACTGTGATAAATACacgtctgttgtttaagtcacccagtctatgtTATTTTGTTACAGCAATCTGAGCTAAGTGAAACTCATCTGAAAATACTATCTgggccttttatttattttttttgaggaaaGATCTCTGATTACAGATTGAATTTCTTTAATGAACATTGTATtatattcagatttttctatttttaattcagcTTTGGTGACTGAATACTTTAGAATCAACAAGGTCATGTTTTCACTTGGTGACAGGGGAGGGCTGAGCAGACTGTGTCCCTGAGCATTGTAATCCTCACTTGAAGAAAGTCTTCCCTTATATACTTTATACAAGTCCTCACACTTAGGTTCAGGTCTAGCTCCATGCCTCATAGAGGTATCATCTCCCATCTCTACAGGAACATAAAAAAATCGTACTTCCCACCCTCCTGGCTTATATGCATTCCCAAAGCCTGGGGGAAGAGGTTATTTAGGTTTAATTAAATCTTGCTACTTTGATTCTGGCACCTGAGAATTTCTCGTTTTGCTTTTGACCTTGGTTAAGCCCTTGGTTAtatcccccatcccactcccctaATCTTTTCCACCAGGAGCCTTTCAAGTTCTCCAGCTCTAGGTGAGGTCTTTCAGCTCCTGAATATTTCCCCTGGGCTTCGGCTTTCCCTATTTCTTATTCAGAGTAACTAGCTCCACAGTGAGTGAAAGGTTCATTCCACCAAGGCCATCACTCTGTGCTCAGCAAACTAAAGACCTTCCAGTTACTAGGATCCACCCTTGTCAGGAAGCAGAGAAGGATTTTGTACACACAGATACTACATGCACACATACTACATGCACACATgctacacatacatacacagttgtaattttttcattatatgtatcttttcatattaaataatattttaaaaaagcactgtGATCTAATATTGGGTTAAGAGTCCTGGAAGTTTTTATTAGTCACAGAATTTTTTGAAGACTTTACTTCTGTGTACATATTACCCAATCAGAGACCACTTAGAAGTTCAAATGCAACAGCTATAAAATCTGcagaaggcagagatcaaatgACAACTATTACCTAACTTACAAGAATGGTATCTTAAGTAACAGTAACTACATGATTCACAGATATTATTACTCAAATTATAACAGCTACTACAATGTACACATGATAGCTCAAATGTATTTAATGAAACACTTGTTAATGTTAGCACTTGTCTGAGTAGTCAGTGAACCCAGTGTGGTTATTTCTAAACAAAGTAACAAGATGATGAGGCTTACCAGTTCTAAACTTGCAGACCATAAAGAACTTTGTGCTCTATGGGGAGACTTACATGCTCCTGGAAAAGAGTGTATATGTTTAAGGCTTATTCTTGGCAAGATTTTCTGACATCATACTCAAAAACTAAATGTTCTAGAGAagtctgagaagaaaaaaagttgtAGCAGCTATACTTATGGAACTTGAAATTGCCACTGTAACACAGTATTTTCTAGACTTAAGATGGGGGTCAGGGAAGAACAGTGTCAAGGGTTATAGGTAGTGGGGAAAACTAGCTGGACTTACTGAGCCGTGCAGTATTTTATGATGTAAAATTGCCCATGGGAAAGCTGCCAACTCAAGCCCAGATTTGGATTTCCCTTTCCTTCATCCATTTGCAAGTATCTGTTGTGTGCTTAGGGAGACCCAGACACTATTCTGGGTCCTTCCTTTCAATCCTCTACACACGATCACCCTGAGTTTAACTTCTAAGATTCCATTTGCACccaactttctaaattcctttctcttctgtattttcaCTGTGAATAGCTAAGCTTTTCTACTACATTCATGAACTAACagggataaaaaaagaaaacactattaTTTATACatagagttaaaaaaattttttttaaacctcttggCTATATCTTCCAAAACAGCTTCTCCAACAGAAGGCTGCAGCAGAGCAGGGAGACTGGGCCCTAGAGACTCACATGTCGGCAGCATGAGCAGTTTCCTACCGAGGACCCAGACCGACAAAGACATGGTGCCTTTCAAACCTTAGGAAGGGCTGCACAGGCAACTTACTTGGTAAAGTGGTGTACTAATCATTAATGGGTCTAACCTCAGTGTGTGTTTTACATGTAAATAGAGGTGTCTGGCTTCAAGTTTAAGAAATGACATCAACTTCTAtaaagttggggcttccctggtggctcagagggtaaaagcgtctgcctgcaatgcaggaaacccgggttcgatttctgggttgggaagatcccctggagaaggaaatagcaacccactccagtacccttgcctggaaaatcccatggatggagaagtctggtaggctacatacagtccatggggtcacaaagagtcggacacgaatgagcaacttcactttcactttctataaagTTAAGGAGTCTTCTTACAGCATATGGGGGCCGCAGTGAGATAACCTTCCTAAGCACTTGGACAAGAAGGAAAGAAGCTTGTTCTTTAAGGCTTTAAAGATCAACACTTAACAGAAAGGGACAGAGATGTCTAAACTCATCTGAAGAAGTAAAAAGTGACCCTCAGGCTAGCGGTGCATCACTATGACCCAACTACGTATTTTAACACACATAAAGGAAGCACATGAGGCTTGGGTGTAAAAGTCCAGGGCAGGAACACTATAGGATCAGACAGCAGAGTAATGGAGTTCTGGCCTTATGACTTCAAATATCATGGTCTCATTAGCAAACGTCTTCGTCTAATGGGGTGGGTGGTCTCACACCATTAGAAACTTAAGTTTTAACTTTCCTACTCTTTTGATTGCACGTTCACTGAGCTACCTGACTGCATTTTGGcttctgaaatcagattgatgtgTTATGGGCCACGTGGCAGTTAAATTTCTCCTTGTAAATTAATCAACTGGCATTCTGGTTTTATGTAGAAATCTTGTGAACCTGACTAGTGGGGTTCTCATATGAGACATGAACCTGTGTTCAATGTGTTGACAGTATCAAGGGTTGAGCCAGCAAGAGAGCCTGACTGCCCTGGTCCCATCTGGGCAGTCAGGCAGCCTTTTCCACAGTGCATCCCTGTCACTGTGCATGTCTCTAGGTGAAACAAAATCCTGAGACTAGTGCTGTGATGAGCTGAGACTAGTGCTGATCTCCATTCAGCAAGAATATTTGGCTTGGAAGGGGTAGTaggaaggtcgctcagtcgtctccgactgtttgcgagtccatggactgtatagcttgccaggctcctctgtccatggaattctccaggcaggtatactggagtgggctgccatgcccttctccaagttGGAAGGTTCAGACAGTCAAATGCTAATTCACATATTCAGTATTCACATACCTACTTAAGAGTTCAAGAAGCAATTATAATGATGCATTAGGACTGATTCACagatgaaaacacaacaaaaaatgaaCTATACTTCTGCATGAGCAAAATGTTCATAGTGGGTTTGGATGCACCAAGGAAGGGGGATAATTTGTTTAATTTCTAGTACTTTAGATATCTTACCTTTCTTCCCACTAGCAGAGGAGCAACCttgtgttttgttattttaattagaTTGCACAATTCTTCCAGCCCATCAGCACCAAATCTCTTTGTACAGAGATCaatctctgtattattttatgGCTTAGGAAACATGTTATTGCATTAAGCTGGATATTGACTTTATTAGTCATTATATTTTCTGCATGActgaaatatttcacaataaggatgaaacaaacaaattaaaaaaaaaaaaacagaaaacataattgGGTAATAAACTTCCTACCCTTTGTACAGGTAAATAGAACTTTACTTTGAATCcctgcttttttattattttaccagTATCTTAAATACATGCCTTAGCTAAGAATTAAGCATGTTGCTTCATTTAGTCACAATAAAATTCCTCAGAAGCTCAACAATGAaaactaatattaataaatggaatgataaaacagaaatagatgctttcagACATATGCCCCCAATCAGAATGCATGTTGGACCAGTTTATTCACAGCACCAGTAAGGTCTGGGTCCACCAGCCACAAAATCAGTGAGAGAAGGCTGGAGATAGCAATGAAGTACTTTCAACTTTATTTTACAGAAGTTTCCAAGTCACAGTTATTACGCAGTTGGGATCCTTCTCTAGAGGGTCACAGGGGGCCACAAGGACAGAGTTCTTCCGGAGCCGCTCCAGGTGCTACGTGAATTCCCGGGTGGACACCAGCATTCTCATCCCTGGTCTGCGTAAAGCCAGGCGTCACCTGCCTCAGGTACCCATCCAGGGCTAGGTCCCTCCAAGGGATGCGCTCGCTGAGGGCTGTgcctctctcctgctctctctctcacccttccCCTCTCCGTTTAACCAACCCCGATTCATTCCTCATAGACTGGGTGTGCGTGGAGTATCAGGGCCTTTAACACAGTAGAAAAAGTAGGGTCTTAGGGGTTAGAGATCCCCTTTACTCTGTGCCTTTGCTCaagttacttagcttctctgtgcctccccttgttcatctgcaaaatggggaatCATGTAATTCACTGGTCTGCTTTGGGatttaaacaggaaaaggagtagacttcattttaaacattatttttgggGGCTGATTTTATAACTGCAATAAATGGCATCAATTTCCAACTTTGAATATGGAAAAGAcctttaataaatgaatttggtACGCAGTAGGTTCTAATTCCACAAATAGTATTTAATATGTGCAAAGCGCCATACAGAGCACTGGGAATGTAATATGAATGGTGTGGTTCCTGTCCTCAAGGGGGTCACAGCCTGATGACGGGTATCTATCAGTTAAACTACACATAAGGCAGAGATGAGGGTTCCAAGGGATATACTTAGAAGGGCTCTGACTGGAGAGTAGAGGGAGAGATCAATTTTGATCAGGCCCTCGGAAGACTAAATCTTCAAGGATAAAGAGGATTTTAATGGAACCAGGGCCTGCCAAGCAGAGGGCAAGGTAAGACTGGGAGTATGAAATATTAAAGATGGTTTGCCAAGACTCTACAGTAAACGGATGAGGCAGGAGCTTAGCACTGACAACCAAGCGTGGGAGTTGCTGTGAGGAGAAACTGTCAGGACTAGACAGTCGAGACTCTGAGTGAGCTGCTAAGGAGTTTGGCCTTTCCTGTCGGGTCTTAGGGAGGACCTGGACACTTGAGCTCCAGAGTCTGTATTCATAATGTTTGTGAAGAAAGGGGGAAGACTGAGATCTCCTCttcacagaggcagaaactgaggCCAAACAGGGAGATACTAGAGCAAATTCACTGAGTTCTGTGTGTAAACACTACAGACAATATCATAATTAGTGAAGTCAAACacagaaagagaggaggaaacaACATAACCCAGAGGGGCATCCAAGCTTACTGGGTCGCTATTCTGGGTCCCTTCATCCCTGACAGTCCCTACATGCAGGGATAGGGGTGCAGTGTACcctgagcccccagcccaggACTTAAGTACTGAGGGCTAAAGGAGAGCATCATGAGGATAGAGACCGCTTCCTTGGCCTATCTAGAAAGAGAAAGTGTCTTCTGGAAGGGGATGACAATAAAAGGGCAGGCGCTCAGAGGAACAGATGGAAGAGGTGTCTAGCACTGCtgggggaggtggagagagggcaagggaagtgggaggggggcagTGGCGGTGAGGGACCGATTTTATCTGGTGCAAAAGTGAACCTAAGcccatagagggaaaaaaatgcatacaAACAAAGTACATACCCTGAAAGGTGGGTATATGTATCAAATTCAATCAGCAGGTAGTTTTGGAAGATGAAACCAAGGGTGATATATTCTGTGAAAGAATTTGTAGGCATTGGTCAAATGTTTTATACAGGATAAGTATTATATTTGTAATCAGGAACAAAACTGTCCAAAACCCTTTAAAGACTCTGAGGTTGAAGTCTGCTCAAGCATCACCCCATGGGCTGCCAGAACAGCATGGCGCTGGCACCAGGGAGACTCACTAACAGACAGCTTGGAAATCATCATCTCCTCATGTTAACCGTGCATCCCTGCCTGGGTGGCGTATCTTTCTCCACCAGCGCTGTCCAACAGAGCTTCCTGCcctgatggaaatgttctctacCTGCACTGTCTGGATTGGCAGCCACCAGCCACACGTGGCTTTTGAACACTTGAAGTATGGGCAGTGCAATCCCGGAACTGGAGTTTACATTTAACTGAAATAGGCTTAAGGTGCCCGTGTGTATTCAGCTCAGGTTCTTTATCTTCAAACCTTAGCCTTCTgagtacagtgtgtgtgtgtacacgcgcgCGCTCAGGTTCTTTATCTTCAAACCTTAGCCTTCTgagtacagtgtgtgtgtgtgtgtgtgtgtgtgtgtgtgtgtgttgagagagtcagttgtgtctgactctctgtgacctcatggacctcCCCAAACCATCCTGAGAATCTCCCCCAAGGCATACCATTACCTCTGCCTCTAACAGTCTACCTGATGCTCAGCACAGTATCCTCTGGGGGAGGAGGGCCTGCGGGCTGGTTGCCAGGGCAATGAGGGGGTCATGGTGCCAGCTCAGCTGTGACCCACACCTTCGCTCATGGACTCACTGGGCTCTCATTAAAAGTGTTAGCCATCTGCTGTTTTACTGcattcctctctgcttcactCTAATGTCAGGCAAACTTGTATAGCTTCCTCTGAATATATTTAGTAACTCGTTATGTTTCTTCCAGTAATTGATAACCTTTTCTTCTGTACAATAAATTCCTCTTCTCAATTCTCCTCCTCAGCCCC
Proteins encoded in this window:
- the IDNK gene encoding probable gluconokinase isoform X1; this encodes MEGLGAGTRGPLPCLRWGSASAQRRGAPGKERRSTVGALLASELGWKFYDADDYHPEENRMKMQKGIPLNDEDRIPWLCKLHDILRRDVASGQHVVLACSALKKAYRDILIQGKDDAPLQCDQSGKGEKPVEVKLLVVHLTGSFDIISGRLLRRKDHFMPPELLQSQFDTLETPSAPENFIQINVDKNLSEIIATIMETLK
- the IDNK gene encoding probable gluconokinase isoform X4, translated to MQDNKRSDRIPWLCKLHDILRRDVASGQHVVLACSALKKAYRDILIQGKDDAPLQCDQSGKGEKPVEVKLLVVHLTGSFDIISGRLLRRKDHFMPPELLQSQFDTLETPSAPENFIQINVDKNLSEIIATIMETLK
- the IDNK gene encoding probable gluconokinase isoform X3: MKMQKGIPLNDEDRIPWLCKLHDILRRDVASGQHVVLACSALKKAYRDILIQGKDDAPLQCDQSGKGEKPVEVKLLVVHLTGSFDIISGRLLRRKDHFMPPELLQSQFDTLETPSAPENFIQINVDKNLSEIIATIMETLK
- the IDNK gene encoding probable gluconokinase isoform X2; translation: MAAPDVLLVMGVSGSGKSTVGALLASELGWKFYDADDYHPEENRMKMQKGIPLNDEDRIPWLCKLHDILRRDVASGQHVVLACSALKKAYRDILIQGKDDAPLQCDQSGKGEKPVEVKLLVVHLTGSFDIISGRLLRRKDHFMPPELLQSQFDTLETPSAPENFIQINVDKNLSEIIATIMETLK